A section of the Bombus fervidus isolate BK054 chromosome 9, iyBomFerv1, whole genome shotgun sequence genome encodes:
- the LOC139990828 gene encoding carboxypeptidase Q-like, translated as MFLSIKFLIITWLFRLQFMTALESDETNSVNTCDLPQSLIQEIDSYEPFVHAIINETLYGSFKGTTWNELAYFVDTFGPRFTGTAVLERSIDYVLNKSLEFGLDNVHGESVSVPHWVRGKESATLLKPRHKNIALLGLGYSVGTPPEGITAKAIVVNSFKELEERKHEVRGKIVVFNEKYVSYGETVKYRSQGATEASKHGAVAALIRSVTPYSLYSPHTGMQSYGENVTKIPVACITVEDASLLRRMSDRGATLEINLKMQAKNLPNKVSRNVIAELKGSKAPEKVVVISGHIDSWDVGQGAMDDGGGAFISWQALKLLKHLNYKPRRTVRMIMWTAEEVGIIGANHYIKSHKSEEKDLQFVLESDLGTFEPLGFEVTGTEEVICILNRIMKLFSIVGDMKLRIPSGGPDIASWVDAGVPGGSLWTQDEQYFYYHHTNADTMLVEDPEALDKGTALFAALSYVLAELSVDLPHHK; from the exons ATGTTTTTAtccataaaatttttaataatcacATGGCTCTTCCGACTACAATTTATGACAGCACTGGAGAGTGATGAAACAAACAGCGTTAATACGTGTGATTTGCCGCAGAGCCTTATACAAGAGATAGACTCGTACGAACCCTTTGTTCATGCTATAATAAATGAGACTTTATACGGGTCGTTCAAAGGAACGACTTGGAATGAATTAGCTTACTTCGTTGACACGTTTGGTCCGAGATTTACTGGTACTGCAGTGCTGGAGCGTTCCATTGATTATGTGTTAAATAAATCTCTGGAGTTTGGTTTGGATAACGTACACGGTGAATCCGTTAGTGTGCCACATTGGGTCAG AGGAAAGGAATCAGCGACACTTTTAAAACCAAGACATAAAAATATTGCCCTTCTGGGGTTGGGTTACAGTGTTGGAACTCCACCCGAAGGAATAACCGCAAAGGCTATCGTCGTGAACAGTTTCAAAGAACTTGAAGAAAGAAAGCACGAg GTCCGAGGAAAGATCGTTGTATTTAATGAGAAATATGTTTCGTATGGTGAAACGGTAAAGTATCGAAGCCAAGGAGCAACAGAAGCATCGAAACATGGTGCTGTTGCTGCTTTAATTAGATCAGTTACACCATATTCTTTGTATTCCCCACATACTGGTATGCAATCGTACGGCGAGAATGTGACTAAAATTCCGGTAGCTTGTATCACGGTTGAAGATGCCAGCTTGTTGAGAAGGATGTCTGATAGAG gTGCAactttagaaataaatttaaaaatgcagGCAAAAAATTTGCCGAACAAAGTATCACGAAATGTAATAGCTGAATTAAAAGGTTCCAAGGCACCGGAGAAAGTTGTAGTTATATCTGGTCACATCGACAGTTGGGACGTTGGTCAGGGCGCAATGGACGATGGCGGTGGTGCATTTATTTCGTGGCaagcattaaaattattgaaacacCTTAATTATAAACCACGACGAACAGTAAG AATGATTATGTGGACGGCTGAAGAAGTTGGAATCATAGGAGCTAATCATTATATCAAGAGTCATAAAAGCGAAGAGAAGGATTTACAGTTCGTGTTGGAATCAGATTTGGGCACGTTCGAGCCATTAGGTTTTGAAGTTACCGGAACCGAAGAAGTTATCTGCATCCTAAACAGAATCATGAA gcTGTTCTCTATTGTGGGAGATATGAAGCTTCGTATTCCCAGCGGCGGCCCTGATATCGCTTCTTGGGTAGACGCAGGGGTACCAGGAGGTTCTCTTTGGACTCAAGACGAACAATACTTTTATTACCATCATACGAATGCGGATACCATGTTAGTTGAAGATCCGGAAGCTCTTGATAAAGGAACAGCCCTATTTGCAGCACTATCTTATGTACTTGCGGAGCTTAGCGTCGATCTTCCACATCACAAGTGa